The Klebsiella sp. RIT-PI-d genome contains the following window.
AAATCACGAGTAATGCCGCGAAAAGTATGACCGTAGCTAACCCCTTGCGGTAATGCACAGACGATTGATCCGCTACCGCGCTGCGAGGTAATAATCCCCGCGCTGATCAGTTCGTTCCACGCCTGCTTAACCACGATAAGCGAGACGTTATAGGTTCTGGCAATCGCTTTTTGCGTCGGCAACTGGCTGCCTAAAGGCAAAACGCCATTCTGGATCTGCTGGCAGAGGATAAAAAACAACTGCTTATAAAGCGGAGTAAAACTCGTTTTATCGACCTGCAAGCTGCGTCCCTCACCTTCTCAGCCGACAGGGGACGAGAGATCCGTCCCCGGCAGGATGACTGTGCTACCCTGCGATGCGTCTGGCCAGTTCTGCCAAATCGAAATGATTCATTCGATCTACGGTTGTTAAATAATCGGCGGGAAGGGCATCTACACCGTGGAATGCGCCGGACAGCGCGCCCACCATTGTGGCAACGGTATCGGTGTCATTGCCGATATTAACGGCGGAGATGATAGCATCAATCGCCGAATTCGGACAACACGCGAACAGACCGAACGCCGCCGGTACGGCCTCGCTGACATGCAGGCCGGAACCAATAATGTCGGCGATGTCTACAATGGCCGTTTCCCAGTGCGTATGACGCTTACCGATGTTAACCGCCAGCTCAATTCGTCGGGCAACCGAGGGACCGGCTACCATCATGGCACCCTGCTCTTGTGCGAGGATATATCCTCTCTGCGCACCATAAACACCTGCGGCAATGATACTGTCAGCACTGGTTTGCGCGCGCAGCGCCTCACTGGTGGCGGCTGCCATCGCTGCCGCTCCGGACATCGCCAGCACATTATTATGCGTAAACCGGCAAATTTGCAGCGCGCACTGAATAGCAGCGTCGATATCACCCGGATGCAGCACTGCCGCAGGCCAAATCTTCATGGCCGCCCCGTTTGTTGCCTCGGCATTGCCTTTATTAATAATTTGTACCGACTGTTTTTCGCCCTCCAGTTCACCCTGCAATGAGGCGCGATTATCATTAAAGATGGCTTTCATGGCCGCGCGCGTGGTGGGACCGGTAAAGTTGGCGTAATACGGATAATCCAGCCAGTGCTGAAAAGCGTCGCGCATGGCGTCGTCGCTGACAATCCGCTGATGATTTAACAGCGCCTCCATGATGTATTTTGCCTGGATAAAATCATCCGTACACATTCCTGCGTCATTACAGCGTCCAAAGGTATCGGCCGGGGGCTTCTGAAATGTCGTCACCCAGCCGCCAAAGTAATCTTTGATTTGTTGCTGAGTACGGACCTCTGTCGCAGCACCCATCGCATCGGCGGCAGCGGCCCCGACCAGACATCCCAGTAATTTATTGTGTTCAACGTGCATGATGACTCCTTATTTCACGATCGTGACAGGACAAAAAAGTGTGAAGCTGGTCGGGAAACGGCAGCGCGGTCATTGCGCCTTTTGCCGTCACGGCCATCGCGCCGCAGGCATTCGCGGTAGAGATGGCGTCGGCCAGTAAAGCTGCGTTCCAGCTATTTGCCTGAGAAAGGGTAAACAGCAGACCGCCGACAAAGGCGTCGCCCGCGCCGGTGGTGTCGACCACCTCAACGAACGGTGCCGGAAAGTGGCGCTCGCCGTCCGGGCTGATTAACAGCGCGCCTTCCTGTCCAAGCGAGATAATGGTGGTTTCGCATCCCAGACTACGTAGCCAGCCGCGTGCATCCTGCCAGCGGCGAGCGCCGCTAAGTTGACATAGCTCGTCTGCCGAGACTTTACAGACAGAGGCCAGCGCTGCGGATTGGGCGATGAGCGCCGGGATCTCAGCGCTGTCCCCCCACATTGATGTGCGCAAATTAACGTCAAACAGGACGTGACCGCCGGCCTCACGCATCTTTCTCGCACCGTCAAGACACGCATCGCGCGCGGGCAGATCGGTCAGACCAATAGAGCTGAAGTACAGCCACTCATGCGCCTGAAACATTGGCAGATCCTGCGGCGTAACCGCTGTGTCTGCCCCCGGATGGACCAGATAGGTAAAACTGCGCTCACCGTCTGCGGCCAGATTCACGATCAGCACCGCGCTGGTCAGGGCGGCATCTAGTTTCAGAGCCGTAACATCAACCCTGTTATCCTGAAACACCTGGTGCAAAAATCGACCCGCGTCGTCAT
Protein-coding sequences here:
- a CDS encoding ADP-ribosylglycohydrolase family protein; this encodes MHVEHNKLLGCLVGAAAADAMGAATEVRTQQQIKDYFGGWVTTFQKPPADTFGRCNDAGMCTDDFIQAKYIMEALLNHQRIVSDDAMRDAFQHWLDYPYYANFTGPTTRAAMKAIFNDNRASLQGELEGEKQSVQIINKGNAEATNGAAMKIWPAAVLHPGDIDAAIQCALQICRFTHNNVLAMSGAAAMAAATSEALRAQTSADSIIAAGVYGAQRGYILAQEQGAMMVAGPSVARRIELAVNIGKRHTHWETAIVDIADIIGSGLHVSEAVPAAFGLFACCPNSAIDAIISAVNIGNDTDTVATMVGALSGAFHGVDALPADYLTTVDRMNHFDLAELARRIAG
- a CDS encoding aminoimidazole riboside kinase, whose translation is MNTMNKVWAIGDASVDLVPETHNTYLKCPGGAAANVAVCVARLGGRCGFIGCLGDDDAGRFLHQVFQDNRVDVTALKLDAALTSAVLIVNLAADGERSFTYLVHPGADTAVTPQDLPMFQAHEWLYFSSIGLTDLPARDACLDGARKMREAGGHVLFDVNLRTSMWGDSAEIPALIAQSAALASVCKVSADELCQLSGARRWQDARGWLRSLGCETTIISLGQEGALLISPDGERHFPAPFVEVVDTTGAGDAFVGGLLFTLSQANSWNAALLADAISTANACGAMAVTAKGAMTALPFPDQLHTFLSCHDREIRSHHAR